In the genome of Myxococcus stipitatus, one region contains:
- a CDS encoding MarR family transcriptional regulator — protein sequence MAGTSPRGKDALAAEAWRRCFNFFMRTRGQRDRVLERLDLTPNDARALASLDQAEGKVMRALAEEWACDASNATWVVDRLESRGLAARAADPEDRRVKRVTLTARGAKVRRQLHEGMYEPPPELLQLDMAELEQLRSIFERLLPTPDAKGR from the coding sequence ATGGCTGGGACCAGTCCGAGAGGGAAGGACGCGCTGGCGGCGGAGGCGTGGCGCCGCTGCTTCAACTTCTTCATGCGCACGCGCGGGCAGAGGGATCGGGTGCTGGAGCGCCTGGACCTCACGCCCAATGACGCGCGGGCGCTCGCGAGCCTGGACCAGGCCGAGGGCAAGGTGATGCGCGCCCTGGCGGAGGAGTGGGCGTGCGACGCGTCGAACGCGACGTGGGTGGTGGACCGGCTGGAGTCCCGAGGACTGGCGGCGCGGGCCGCGGACCCGGAGGACCGCCGCGTGAAGCGCGTGACGCTCACGGCCCGAGGCGCCAAGGTCCGGCGCCAGCTTCATGAGGGGATGTATGAGCCCCCGCCGGAGCTGCTCCAGCTCGACATGGCGGAGCTGGAGCAGCTGCGCTCCATCTTCGAGCGGCTGCTGCCCACGCCCGACGCCAAGGGGCGATAG
- a CDS encoding SDR family NAD(P)-dependent oxidoreductase, which yields MSRRGLLEGKVALVIGASRGIGAQTARTFVEEGATVVLAARSEDALHALAEELRKQGGTALPVPADLGDEDSIASLVRTTVARFGRLDVAFNNAADGHMPAPLADLSVEDLDRSYRVNVRGFFLAMKHQLHAMLASGGGSIVNMASTAGLNGVRGMGAYSATKHAIIGLTRSAALDYADKGIRLNIVAPGPILTGRLQQLPEERRAPIVRAVPMGRIGGPEEVARAVAWLGSDAASFVTGTTLAIDGGRLAGA from the coding sequence ATGAGCCGCCGAGGCCTGCTGGAGGGGAAGGTCGCCCTGGTCATCGGCGCCAGCCGTGGCATCGGCGCCCAGACGGCGAGGACCTTCGTGGAGGAAGGCGCCACCGTGGTGCTCGCGGCGCGCTCGGAGGACGCGCTCCACGCGCTCGCGGAGGAGCTGCGAAAGCAAGGCGGCACGGCCCTGCCGGTGCCCGCGGACCTGGGTGACGAGGACTCCATCGCGTCGCTCGTGCGGACCACCGTCGCGAGGTTCGGCCGGCTGGACGTGGCCTTCAACAACGCGGCGGACGGACACATGCCCGCGCCCCTGGCGGACCTCTCCGTCGAGGACCTGGACCGCTCCTACCGCGTCAACGTGCGCGGCTTCTTCCTGGCCATGAAGCACCAGCTGCACGCGATGCTGGCCTCGGGCGGTGGCTCCATCGTCAACATGGCCTCCACCGCGGGCCTCAACGGCGTCCGAGGCATGGGGGCCTACAGCGCGACTAAGCACGCCATCATCGGCCTCACCCGCTCCGCGGCGCTCGACTACGCGGACAAGGGCATCCGCCTCAACATCGTCGCGCCGGGGCCCATTCTCACCGGGCGCCTCCAGCAGCTCCCCGAGGAGCGCCGCGCGCCCATCGTCCGCGCCGTGCCCATGGGCCGCATCGGAGGCCCGGAGGAGGTCGCTCGCGCCGTGGCGTGGCTGGGCTCGGATGCGGCGTCGTTCGTCACGGGAACGACGCTGGCCATCGACGGAGGGAGGCTCGCGGGGGCCTGA
- the cglE gene encoding adventurous gliding motility protein CglE, whose product MNKSQLVAALAFALLSSPALAGTPPEGVEFQPRRGFYTDTNVGVFFTVGGQNSYSNAQTYLQLGIGYDLTERISLGAHFGMGASAQNCFAGYLPGSETCALSDNFTMQFLNATASYHVRLMDRVYLTPKLVAGYTRLDPAPVDPDKGDPGRAVSAPNAGVGVGFEYATGMDHFSVGADVLARFVIGPDITSFAIFPKVKYTF is encoded by the coding sequence GTGAACAAGTCCCAACTGGTCGCCGCGCTCGCTTTCGCCCTGCTGTCCTCGCCGGCCCTCGCGGGCACGCCGCCGGAGGGCGTGGAGTTCCAGCCTCGCCGAGGCTTCTACACCGACACCAACGTGGGGGTGTTCTTCACGGTGGGCGGGCAGAACTCCTACTCGAATGCCCAGACGTATCTGCAACTGGGTATCGGTTATGACCTGACGGAGCGCATCTCGCTGGGGGCGCACTTCGGCATGGGGGCGTCCGCGCAGAACTGCTTCGCGGGCTATCTGCCGGGCTCGGAGACGTGTGCGCTCTCCGACAACTTCACCATGCAGTTCCTGAACGCCACGGCCTCGTATCACGTGCGGTTGATGGACCGGGTGTACCTGACGCCGAAGCTCGTGGCGGGCTACACGCGGTTGGACCCGGCGCCGGTGGACCCCGACAAGGGGGACCCGGGCCGGGCCGTCAGCGCGCCCAACGCGGGCGTGGGCGTGGGCTTCGAGTACGCCACGGGCATGGACCACTTCTCCGTGGGCGCGGACGTCCTGGCCCGCTTCGTCATCGGCCCCGACATCACCTCCTTCGCCATCTTCCCGAAGGTGAAGTACACGTTCTGA
- a CDS encoding TonB family protein: protein MAAAKNNSLTLRITGPDGSTVETISEGDSVIVGSGAQAAVKLQDPRVSNLHVMLKVDKDGSVTAIDLGSEAGTEISGQRLVIPTALKPGDVLCVGGTRVEVLFGSAAPERPAPAGAKVSGPPFQGSVTQRTPPPPRESMPRPQVVTPPSAAGSTARGEFVFTQARTESSGSSSSGGLRTERSVKPGVVPVAVPPPPPVRASVSRPAVGEAPGRVVLPQLREPLPVEAMPTAREKVLQVAMLWGDTLLQVRHFADGVPVTIGDGKKTSFNVQVPSVGARHVLAVGRGELLEVHAPKGSGVIVTERGHVKPKDTLRAAGQLTGSAEDAEQVFKVGLHHRVEVTLGTLTFVARYVKPSPAIATSTLAETDFTFFKIASICVLTGLAVVLAMMLTPRAEMAPHDDIFESQQRVAKFLVTPEKRIEQKKLQLSGMEEGAKAKDEEGKFGKEDAKQQEAAPSKPGTPMVDKSKKEKDRKVVGKVGLLGAFKGLKGGASDVFGPGGFGTGLNNMLGGLKGGAAMGDAQGAGGLGSRGSGTGGGGTAMGIGGLGTRGDGRGTGGTGGIDLGGRGKSITKVIPGKTTVVGGLDKDVIAKVIRRHQNEIKYCYESELNKEPSLAGKVAVAFTIDPTGAVSDATVSESTLNNSRAEQCMISRIRRWKFPEPKGGGVVAVTYPWMFSPAGSEGGEG, encoded by the coding sequence ATGGCGGCGGCGAAGAACAACAGCTTGACCCTTCGAATCACAGGCCCGGATGGCTCCACCGTGGAGACCATCTCCGAGGGCGACAGCGTCATCGTGGGCTCGGGGGCCCAGGCGGCGGTGAAGCTCCAGGACCCTCGGGTCTCCAACCTCCATGTGATGCTCAAGGTGGACAAGGATGGCTCGGTGACGGCCATCGACCTGGGCAGCGAGGCGGGGACGGAAATCAGTGGCCAGCGGCTGGTCATCCCCACCGCACTCAAGCCCGGGGATGTGCTGTGCGTGGGCGGCACGCGCGTGGAGGTCCTCTTCGGCAGCGCCGCGCCGGAGCGTCCCGCGCCCGCGGGCGCGAAGGTCTCGGGGCCGCCGTTCCAAGGCTCGGTGACCCAGCGGACACCCCCGCCTCCTCGCGAGTCCATGCCCAGGCCCCAGGTGGTGACGCCCCCCTCGGCCGCGGGGAGCACGGCGCGGGGCGAGTTCGTCTTCACGCAGGCGCGCACGGAGTCCTCGGGCTCGTCGTCGAGTGGGGGACTTCGCACCGAGCGCTCCGTGAAGCCGGGGGTGGTGCCCGTGGCGGTTCCACCGCCGCCGCCGGTCCGCGCCTCCGTGTCCAGGCCCGCCGTTGGCGAGGCGCCGGGCCGCGTGGTGCTTCCGCAGCTGCGCGAGCCGCTCCCCGTCGAGGCGATGCCCACGGCCCGGGAGAAGGTGCTCCAGGTGGCGATGCTGTGGGGTGACACGCTGTTGCAGGTGCGGCACTTCGCGGACGGGGTCCCTGTCACCATCGGCGACGGAAAGAAGACCTCCTTCAACGTCCAGGTGCCGTCGGTGGGCGCGCGGCACGTGCTGGCCGTCGGCAGGGGAGAGCTGCTGGAGGTGCACGCGCCGAAGGGCTCGGGCGTCATCGTCACCGAGCGCGGACACGTGAAGCCGAAGGACACGCTTCGCGCCGCGGGCCAGCTCACGGGCTCCGCCGAGGACGCGGAGCAGGTCTTCAAGGTGGGCCTGCATCACCGCGTGGAGGTGACGCTCGGGACCCTGACCTTCGTGGCCCGGTACGTGAAGCCTTCGCCGGCCATCGCCACCAGCACGCTGGCGGAGACGGACTTCACGTTCTTCAAGATCGCCAGCATCTGCGTGCTCACGGGCCTGGCGGTGGTGCTGGCGATGATGCTGACGCCGCGCGCGGAGATGGCGCCGCACGACGACATCTTCGAGTCGCAGCAGCGCGTGGCGAAGTTCCTCGTCACCCCCGAGAAGCGCATCGAGCAGAAGAAGCTCCAGCTCTCCGGCATGGAAGAGGGCGCGAAGGCGAAGGACGAGGAGGGCAAGTTCGGCAAGGAGGACGCGAAGCAGCAGGAGGCCGCGCCGTCCAAGCCGGGCACGCCCATGGTGGACAAGTCCAAGAAGGAGAAGGACCGCAAGGTGGTGGGCAAGGTCGGCCTCCTGGGCGCGTTCAAGGGCTTGAAGGGCGGCGCCTCGGATGTGTTCGGGCCGGGCGGCTTCGGCACGGGCTTGAACAACATGCTGGGCGGCCTCAAGGGCGGCGCGGCCATGGGTGACGCGCAGGGCGCGGGCGGCCTGGGCTCTCGCGGCTCCGGCACGGGGGGCGGTGGCACGGCCATGGGCATCGGCGGCCTGGGCACGCGGGGTGATGGGCGCGGCACGGGCGGCACGGGTGGCATCGACCTGGGGGGACGCGGCAAGTCCATCACCAAGGTCATCCCCGGCAAGACGACCGTGGTGGGCGGCCTGGACAAGGACGTCATCGCGAAGGTGATTCGCCGCCACCAGAACGAGATCAAGTACTGCTACGAGTCGGAGCTGAACAAGGAGCCCAGCCTCGCGGGCAAGGTCGCGGTGGCCTTCACCATCGACCCCACGGGCGCGGTGTCCGACGCCACCGTGTCGGAGTCGACGCTGAACAACTCCCGCGCGGAGCAGTGCATGATTTCGCGCATCCGCCGCTGGAAGTTCCCGGAGCCCAAGGGCGGAGGTGTGGTGGCCGTGACGTATCCGTGGATGTTCTCGCCGGCGGGCTCCGAGGGCGGGGAGGGGTAG
- a CDS encoding tetratricopeptide repeat protein — MSWLRIHGKTKVRPVTRPFLGYWRSLLVGSAAFMAACATAPTPKPDATHAKAPPAAPPPPAAVAPQPPPPKDLTASEEFAAAIKAFEAGNLNGARHGFEMVLAKAPGSLNARFNLGLIAERQGRVDDARGAYEQVLQRDPSHTSSVLNLAAVYRKQERADAAIVLFEKALKAPGHSHDALLLNGLSATYRQIGKLDESEATARRVLERNKDNPGAYKNLAYVAYAREKYRLAELLAGTARKQAEKDPSLYNLLGMVYLKLDERSRALAQFQKAVSLDDKYSPGYLNLGALALRYRDYAGAERAFTRALELEPDSLEARLSLAWALDGQKGRDPKKGLAAGEAFEKVLATRDNLPEAVCGAGWAFASERSGWERAIAFLDRCKAMQSTTEQDKQLITAKVQGLQNMLKTPPANAAAAVASPEGDAKKDGAEDKQEAATGGAGSMLNQLPQDANAPEPAPENPSEAAPEPAEESAPATPEAGGESPSPSK; from the coding sequence ATGAGCTGGCTCCGCATTCATGGCAAGACGAAGGTGCGTCCGGTGACGAGGCCCTTCCTCGGGTACTGGCGCTCGCTCCTCGTGGGCTCGGCGGCCTTCATGGCCGCGTGTGCGACGGCCCCCACGCCGAAGCCCGACGCGACGCACGCGAAGGCCCCGCCGGCGGCGCCGCCTCCCCCCGCGGCGGTGGCACCGCAGCCTCCGCCACCGAAGGACCTCACGGCCTCCGAGGAGTTCGCCGCCGCCATCAAGGCCTTCGAGGCGGGGAACCTGAACGGCGCGCGCCATGGCTTCGAGATGGTGCTGGCGAAGGCGCCAGGCAGCCTCAACGCGCGCTTCAACCTGGGCCTCATCGCCGAGCGGCAGGGCCGCGTGGACGATGCGCGCGGCGCCTACGAGCAGGTGCTCCAGCGAGACCCGTCGCACACGTCCTCGGTGCTCAACCTGGCGGCGGTGTATCGCAAGCAGGAGCGCGCAGATGCGGCCATCGTCCTCTTCGAGAAGGCCCTGAAGGCACCCGGGCACTCACACGATGCCTTGCTGCTCAATGGCTTGTCGGCGACGTATCGGCAGATAGGGAAGCTCGACGAGTCCGAGGCCACCGCGCGCCGGGTGCTCGAGCGGAACAAGGACAACCCGGGCGCGTACAAGAACCTGGCCTATGTCGCGTATGCGCGGGAGAAGTACCGGCTGGCGGAGCTGCTCGCGGGCACCGCGCGCAAGCAGGCGGAGAAGGACCCGTCGCTCTACAACCTGCTGGGCATGGTCTACCTGAAGCTGGATGAGCGCTCACGCGCGCTCGCGCAGTTCCAGAAGGCCGTGTCACTGGATGACAAATACAGCCCGGGCTATCTCAACCTCGGAGCGCTGGCGCTGCGCTATCGCGACTACGCGGGCGCGGAGCGTGCCTTCACCCGCGCGCTGGAGCTCGAGCCGGACTCGCTGGAGGCCCGGCTCTCGCTCGCGTGGGCGCTGGATGGACAGAAGGGGCGCGACCCCAAGAAGGGGCTCGCGGCGGGAGAGGCCTTCGAGAAGGTGCTCGCCACGCGAGACAACCTCCCGGAGGCGGTGTGTGGCGCGGGCTGGGCCTTCGCCTCGGAGCGCTCGGGCTGGGAGCGGGCCATCGCCTTCCTCGACCGCTGCAAGGCCATGCAGTCCACGACCGAGCAGGACAAGCAGCTGATCACCGCCAAGGTCCAAGGGCTCCAGAACATGCTCAAGACTCCGCCCGCCAACGCGGCGGCGGCGGTGGCGAGCCCCGAGGGAGACGCGAAGAAGGACGGCGCCGAGGACAAGCAGGAGGCGGCCACGGGGGGCGCGGGCTCCATGCTGAACCAGCTGCCCCAGGACGCGAACGCTCCCGAGCCTGCGCCGGAGAACCCGTCCGAGGCCGCTCCCGAGCCGGCGGAGGAGAGCGCTCCGGCCACTCCGGAGGCGGGCGGAGAGAGTCCCTCTCCGTCGAAGTAG
- a CDS encoding tetratricopeptide repeat protein, with protein MKVVLRFGALAVGVALAASGVGEAAEAPARKAVKKPAAASTSKASGAAEKGGRKGAAQAKKAEAKTPPPPGVAPEDVRRGPARVKPATAKFADVPRIADSRKNALADKKRDEAIEAFKRLIPKLQDGNPQKAEMLYRLSELYWEKSKYLYQLEMDRFLAAEKKYDEAVARGEKAEAPKQDHRDSERFRTETMAIYADILKAYPNYPQRDEVLFSMGYNLYELGRREEAVARYEELIQEFPRSQFVPDAYIQLGNHYFESNKLIPAKANYEKARDSKVPKIYGYAVYKLSWCDYNTGDYDAGLQKLHEVVDYAAKQPELGDLRTEALNDLTVFYVQLDQPKQAIAYFREKAPAARQGRLIAKTAAGLVDAGHFDSAILLYRTLIDGDAMGASAPEYQQAIVRAFEGLRQRQQVRKEMKRMVDLYSPGGEWWKANEGKATVLRNAFNVTEEAMRVMVTEYHQEAQKTRQVETYRLARDIYKQYVEAFASNANPDFVADSAFNLRFFYAEILWALEEWEAAAAEYDAVVAFKIPDRDSAREVSNESYRKSAAYNAILAYDKLVKIERGQLARSDLKDGQKVDEKKDKGDVARQKIVKRDAKQREAEQLTRFEERLVSACDTFVKLYPDTQDEIDLRYQAAVILYDRAHFVDAAHRFGEIIDKFPEERRSRDAADLTMYVLESRQEWLELSTLSRRFLENKKLSKPGSEFAARVARVVEGSHYKWVDEVVYKQEKNPKKAAEEFLKFVKEFPKSENADRALTYAMSIAQETGELDRGIEAGERVLAEYPRTPFDLKVRYTLAGLYEKVADYRKAAFMAESFISAYDAAISARESEGKKRKGARAKPAPKKSEAPGTDEDAAARNGQLAAERKLLVDEASAWVADAQFNAGVWWEGAGEAQKAVAAYSAYVSRFRERKDVPQVAWSAALVWEKERKWSEAARAFGAFAESFGRDSRTTPSQLYLARYHELLAWQNLKNAREQEQLQGELVRSWSRLPEAARKDDTMLNAYAHARFLALEPAWKRYADIRFSRVSTIRRDLAAKQREIQRVEKEYLAVLATGSGEWGIASLTRIGLAYADFARNIMDSPDPTGLDEEQLGMYRGELENLALPLEDKANEALEKALEKAYELGIYSPWTLAAQEQVNRFHPGTYAQVKQVDFRASDALALAELAREPGDATAAAATPVPHSTPQAPAAPSGTREGTPKPPAPEERTQAPTAEAKEARP; from the coding sequence ATGAAGGTGGTGCTTCGTTTCGGTGCGCTGGCGGTGGGCGTGGCGCTCGCGGCCAGCGGGGTAGGAGAGGCGGCGGAAGCGCCCGCGCGCAAGGCGGTGAAGAAGCCCGCAGCGGCGTCGACGTCGAAGGCCTCGGGTGCGGCGGAGAAGGGCGGACGAAAGGGAGCAGCACAGGCGAAGAAGGCGGAGGCGAAGACACCGCCGCCGCCCGGCGTCGCCCCGGAAGACGTGCGGCGGGGGCCCGCGCGCGTGAAGCCCGCCACCGCGAAGTTCGCGGACGTTCCCCGCATCGCGGACTCGAGGAAGAACGCGCTGGCGGACAAGAAGCGCGACGAGGCCATCGAGGCCTTCAAGCGCCTCATCCCCAAGCTCCAGGATGGCAACCCGCAGAAGGCGGAGATGCTCTACCGGCTGTCGGAGCTGTACTGGGAGAAATCCAAGTACCTCTACCAACTGGAGATGGACCGCTTCCTCGCGGCGGAGAAGAAGTACGACGAGGCCGTGGCCCGCGGCGAGAAGGCCGAGGCTCCCAAGCAGGACCATCGCGACAGCGAGCGGTTCCGCACGGAGACCATGGCCATCTACGCGGACATCCTGAAGGCCTATCCGAACTATCCGCAGCGCGACGAAGTCCTCTTCTCCATGGGCTACAACCTCTACGAGCTGGGCCGGCGCGAGGAGGCCGTGGCCCGCTACGAGGAGCTCATCCAGGAGTTTCCCCGCTCGCAGTTCGTGCCGGACGCCTACATCCAGCTCGGCAACCACTACTTCGAGTCGAACAAGCTCATCCCCGCGAAGGCCAACTACGAGAAGGCGCGCGACTCGAAGGTGCCGAAAATCTATGGCTACGCCGTCTACAAGCTGTCCTGGTGTGACTACAACACCGGCGACTACGACGCGGGCCTCCAGAAGCTGCACGAGGTGGTGGACTACGCCGCGAAGCAGCCGGAGCTCGGCGACCTCCGCACCGAGGCGCTCAACGACCTGACGGTCTTCTACGTCCAGCTCGACCAGCCCAAGCAGGCCATCGCGTACTTCCGCGAGAAGGCACCCGCGGCGCGGCAGGGGCGGCTCATCGCGAAGACGGCGGCGGGCCTGGTCGACGCGGGCCACTTCGACAGCGCCATCCTCCTGTACCGCACGCTCATCGACGGCGACGCGATGGGCGCCAGCGCGCCCGAGTACCAACAAGCCATCGTCCGCGCCTTCGAGGGCCTGCGTCAGCGTCAGCAGGTCCGCAAGGAGATGAAGCGGATGGTGGACCTCTACAGCCCCGGTGGCGAGTGGTGGAAGGCCAACGAGGGCAAGGCCACCGTGCTGCGCAACGCCTTCAACGTCACCGAAGAGGCGATGCGGGTGATGGTGACGGAGTACCACCAGGAGGCGCAGAAGACGCGCCAGGTGGAGACCTACCGGCTCGCGCGAGACATCTACAAACAATACGTGGAGGCGTTCGCGTCCAACGCCAATCCCGACTTCGTCGCGGACTCCGCCTTCAACCTCCGCTTCTTCTACGCGGAGATTCTCTGGGCCCTGGAGGAGTGGGAGGCCGCGGCCGCCGAGTACGACGCCGTCGTCGCCTTCAAGATTCCGGACCGTGACTCGGCGCGAGAGGTCTCCAACGAGAGCTACCGCAAGAGCGCCGCGTACAACGCCATCCTCGCCTACGACAAGCTGGTGAAGATCGAGCGCGGCCAGCTCGCGCGGAGCGACCTGAAGGACGGACAGAAGGTCGACGAGAAGAAGGACAAGGGCGACGTCGCGCGGCAGAAGATCGTCAAGCGCGACGCGAAGCAGCGCGAGGCCGAGCAGCTCACCCGCTTCGAGGAGCGACTGGTGTCCGCGTGCGACACCTTCGTGAAGCTCTACCCGGACACGCAGGACGAAATCGACCTGCGCTACCAGGCGGCCGTCATCCTCTACGACCGGGCCCACTTCGTGGACGCGGCGCACCGCTTCGGCGAAATCATCGACAAGTTCCCGGAGGAGCGGCGCTCGCGCGACGCGGCGGACCTCACGATGTACGTGCTGGAGAGCCGGCAGGAGTGGCTGGAGCTCTCCACGCTGTCGCGGCGGTTCCTCGAGAACAAGAAGCTGTCCAAGCCCGGCTCCGAGTTCGCGGCCCGCGTGGCGCGCGTGGTGGAGGGCAGCCACTACAAGTGGGTGGACGAGGTCGTCTACAAGCAGGAGAAGAACCCGAAGAAGGCGGCGGAGGAGTTCCTCAAGTTCGTCAAGGAGTTCCCCAAGTCGGAGAACGCGGACCGGGCGCTCACGTACGCCATGTCCATCGCCCAGGAGACGGGCGAGCTGGACCGGGGCATCGAGGCCGGTGAGCGCGTCCTCGCCGAGTACCCACGCACCCCGTTCGACCTGAAGGTGCGCTACACGCTGGCGGGCCTCTACGAGAAGGTCGCCGACTACCGCAAGGCCGCCTTCATGGCGGAGTCGTTCATCTCCGCGTACGACGCCGCCATCAGCGCGCGGGAGTCGGAAGGCAAGAAGCGCAAGGGCGCCCGAGCGAAGCCCGCGCCGAAGAAGAGCGAGGCCCCGGGGACGGACGAGGACGCCGCCGCGCGCAACGGACAGCTGGCCGCCGAGCGCAAGCTGCTGGTGGACGAAGCGAGCGCCTGGGTGGCGGATGCCCAGTTCAACGCGGGCGTGTGGTGGGAGGGCGCGGGCGAGGCCCAGAAGGCGGTGGCCGCCTACAGCGCCTATGTGTCTCGGTTCCGCGAGCGCAAGGACGTGCCGCAGGTGGCCTGGTCGGCGGCGCTCGTCTGGGAGAAGGAGCGCAAGTGGAGCGAGGCGGCGCGGGCGTTCGGCGCCTTCGCGGAGAGCTTTGGCCGGGACTCCCGCACCACGCCCTCGCAGCTCTACCTGGCGCGCTACCACGAGCTGCTCGCGTGGCAGAACCTCAAGAACGCACGTGAGCAGGAGCAGCTCCAGGGCGAGCTGGTCCGCTCCTGGAGCCGGTTGCCGGAGGCCGCGCGCAAGGACGACACGATGCTCAACGCCTATGCCCACGCGCGCTTCCTGGCGCTGGAGCCCGCGTGGAAGCGGTACGCGGACATCCGCTTCTCCCGCGTGAGCACCATCCGCAGGGACCTGGCCGCGAAGCAGCGCGAAATCCAGCGCGTGGAGAAGGAGTACCTCGCGGTGCTCGCCACGGGCTCGGGCGAGTGGGGCATCGCGTCGCTGACGCGCATCGGCCTCGCGTATGCCGACTTCGCTCGCAACATCATGGACTCGCCGGACCCGACGGGGCTCGACGAGGAGCAGCTCGGGATGTACCGCGGGGAGCTGGAGAACCTGGCGCTGCCCCTGGAGGACAAGGCCAACGAGGCGCTGGAGAAGGCGCTCGAGAAGGCCTACGAGCTGGGCATCTACAGCCCCTGGACGCTGGCCGCGCAGGAGCAGGTGAACCGCTTCCATCCCGGGACCTACGCCCAGGTGAAGCAGGTCGACTTCCGCGCCAGCGATGCCCTGGCCCTGGCGGAGCTCGCGCGTGAGCCCGGAGACGCGACGGCGGCGGCCGCCACGCCGGTTCCTCACTCGACGCCGCAAGCGCCCGCGGCACCCTCGGGGACGCGTGAGGGCACACCGAAGCCTCCCGCCCCCGAGGAGAGGACCCAGGCACCCACCGCCGAGGCGAAGGAGGCGCGGCCATGA
- a CDS encoding tetratricopeptide repeat protein yields MNQLLRLLVVLAPLAAAAQQDSGGYNRALAAFNAGDFDTAAPLFFQASESGGDAQVRGKAEYFLAQSLAKQGLLVSAFISYAAIVNAGPSHPSYLKGVEGLVDMQQQLDEQNLIPSILNQAYSDEVRDQWVTLPKEVLARINYLVGTVSQRRMRFEEARTLLEAVPKDSRVYSKARYLLGVVLADPRFPGRPGEGDALDKEALAAFNVALSGTEPQVELRATQHLALIGLGRLHYRRGEYAEASAAYEQVPRYTRYWDQALFENGFARFQNEDFGGSLGSLQALHAPQFAGAFQPESWILKSTVYYYSCLYDEVKTTLAAFDALYGPMAKQLEPFAAEDGDLVQAFNLVASENKGLPRPVYLWMRNNERIREVMRVLARLDEEKQTLRTGPWRGTALAKQTVAALEDVRGTLLQVGGTLARSRMREAVDNLRTFSDQAEIIRVQTALDEKDLLQAGVDQKALLTRQSLYRPKMPGPAWNYWKFQGEFWIDEIGYYQYTLKRGCPAKTPETQTH; encoded by the coding sequence ATGAACCAACTGCTTCGACTCCTTGTGGTCCTGGCGCCGCTGGCGGCGGCCGCGCAGCAGGACTCCGGTGGCTACAACCGCGCGTTGGCCGCCTTCAACGCGGGGGACTTCGACACCGCCGCGCCGCTCTTCTTCCAGGCCTCGGAGTCCGGCGGCGACGCGCAGGTGCGCGGCAAGGCCGAGTACTTCCTGGCCCAGTCGCTCGCGAAGCAGGGCCTGCTGGTGTCGGCCTTCATCTCCTACGCGGCCATCGTCAACGCCGGGCCCTCGCACCCCTCGTACCTCAAGGGCGTGGAGGGGCTGGTGGACATGCAGCAGCAGCTCGACGAGCAGAACCTCATCCCCAGCATCCTCAACCAGGCGTACTCGGATGAGGTGAGGGACCAGTGGGTGACGCTGCCCAAGGAGGTGCTCGCGCGCATCAACTACCTGGTGGGCACGGTGAGCCAGCGCCGCATGCGCTTCGAGGAGGCGCGGACGCTGCTGGAGGCGGTGCCGAAGGACAGCCGCGTCTACTCGAAGGCGCGCTACCTGCTGGGCGTGGTGCTGGCGGATCCTCGCTTCCCGGGGCGCCCGGGTGAAGGCGACGCGCTGGACAAGGAGGCGCTCGCCGCGTTCAACGTCGCGCTGTCCGGGACGGAGCCGCAGGTGGAGCTCCGCGCGACGCAGCACCTGGCGCTCATCGGCCTGGGGCGGCTGCACTACCGGCGGGGCGAATACGCGGAGGCGTCCGCGGCGTACGAGCAGGTGCCTCGCTACACGCGCTACTGGGACCAGGCCCTCTTCGAGAACGGCTTCGCGCGCTTCCAGAACGAGGACTTCGGCGGAAGCCTGGGCAGCCTCCAGGCGCTGCATGCGCCGCAGTTCGCGGGGGCCTTCCAGCCCGAGTCGTGGATCCTCAAGTCGACCGTCTATTACTACTCGTGCCTCTACGACGAGGTGAAGACGACGCTGGCGGCCTTCGATGCGCTGTATGGCCCCATGGCGAAGCAGCTGGAGCCCTTCGCCGCCGAGGACGGAGACCTGGTGCAGGCGTTCAACCTGGTCGCCTCGGAGAACAAGGGGCTGCCGCGCCCGGTGTACCTGTGGATGCGCAACAACGAGCGCATCCGCGAGGTGATGCGGGTGCTCGCGCGGCTGGACGAGGAGAAGCAGACCCTGCGCACGGGGCCCTGGCGCGGCACGGCGCTGGCGAAGCAGACGGTGGCCGCGCTGGAGGACGTGCGCGGCACGCTGCTTCAAGTCGGTGGGACGCTGGCGCGCAGCCGCATGCGCGAGGCGGTGGACAACCTGCGGACGTTCTCCGACCAGGCGGAGATCATCCGGGTGCAGACGGCGCTGGATGAGAAGGACTTGTTGCAGGCGGGGGTGGACCAGAAGGCCTTGCTCACGCGTCAGTCGCTCTATCGCCCCAAGATGCCGGGGCCTGCATGGAACTACTGGAAGTTCCAGGGTGAGTTCTGGATCGACGAGATTGGTTACTACCAATACACGCTGAAGCGCGGCTGTCCGGCGAAGACGCCGGAAACCCAGACGCATTGA